In a single window of the Necator americanus strain Aroian chromosome X, whole genome shotgun sequence genome:
- a CDS encoding hypothetical protein (NECATOR_CHRX.G26386.T1): MPSFFCIPLACNRQIDSLDRRQNNLQAVPHDIDRYRGLEELLLAMNHIKELPKTLFRLTKLRLLDLSDNDIFCVPPEIASLSNLVELNLSRNDISDLPEQLKECKMLMILDLSSNPITRLPDTIAHCVSLTHLGLNDVSLTQLPVDIGQLINLRSLEARDNLIRTLPTSITHMKNLQVIDLGQNELDQLPAEMGCLESLRELYVDSNDLESLPEQLTKCSYLEQLDASENRLSSLPEEIGDLSQLTDVNLADNELQTIPNSIGRLKKLTILKLEKNHIHHLTQSIGSCEQLTELFLTHNLLQELPSSIGNLRNLKNLNVDQNKLAAIPSTIGGCASLTVLSLRENEITEIPMDIGKCEKLTVLDLCNNRLSHLPFTINVLFKLQALWLSENQSQAMLKLQVERDPRTGVKVLSCYLLPQLSAHPQNDRTGQNRSFVGGPKVHFPDQDATVDEDKLPIGQFERHDTPHPKPQKLKKSSIDGHVIHHDGQNQNQPATLVLSKKPAAGMDSSPTGAPQPAPRSALKFQSVPPTEYEPEHNVPIAEPQIQERVQERSTVLSPTTMSRDGVPRKITITRDANGHLGLSIAGGLGSTPFIDGDCSLFVSRITPDGPADIAGLRVNDKLMKVNDVDVTCASHDEAVRAMNEPSGFVELSVLRRESAAPSFVRSPEQSLDVSFITDPGDLPMHNRETLSVTLKRDGSGSPGFAVASSYAGATDGLFISYITPNGPASCQGKLCVGDRVVSINGTRLKGVRHDQAVALLTGNPFEDVYITVMRDFIPRVSPLPLPSTPLITSSPTTHSPQPHPENVINKFPSASLLPPSQNADTSSWDGTTEEVILLKDGKSLGLSIVGGCDHSSHPFGVDRPGVFISKIAANSPAARCQRLRIGDRILEVNERDIRKAHHIEAVEALKQSGPRVVLLVTHEPQPPGMRVIEVSRKDGQSLGISIHGGVGKPAANPADERDEGIFIEKVEPSSVCHRAGLQVGHRLIEVNGDSLLGCDQSEAAAILRASNELRILVCDGYNKPTVPRIDDRTITSSQSSSSNVLVDENKLVSTSSISTVANTSIQNGEHHLEASRFDDPPLASSSPLPSTPLTSAPASKATRIPPAVAPKPTLRNSQLQNVPIVGDLTQPEKLTFASKVKNFEREIEVQRLATKHTSASSLPSPAMKPLITDNDVLKMKEEEGRRRGTANREAVSPLESGAGFEKMLDDCVKSNIGSNLRKIDNSSPSSHLINSDTPLNEVERRAMEQQRRSEWRAARLRSLDQERAEADAIMDRLQLISLPAIGEDVCVPPSERILSNDISVERSMVVDAVTGERTVTVVEKSVTKREIDVALAGGEIDYADK, from the exons ATGCCATCGTTTTTCTGCATTCCATTAGCATGTAACCGCCAGATAGACTCGCTTGATCGTCGCCAAAACAACCTTCAG gctGTACCTCATGATATTGATCGTTATCGTGGACTCGAAGAACTGCTGCTTGCCATGAATCACATCAAAGAATTGCCAAAG ACCCTCTTCCGACTCACGAAGCTCCGTTTACTGGATCTCAGCGATAATGATATTTTCTGCGTTCCTCCTGAAATTGCTTCACTATCCAATCTTGTAGAGTTGAACCTTAGCAGAAATG ATATTTCCGACTTGCCCGAGCAACTGAAGGAGTGTAAGATGCTTATGATTCTGGATCTTAGTTCAAATCCTATTACGCG GTTACCTGATACAATAGCCCACTGTGTGTCGCTGACTCATCTTGGTTTGAATGATGTGTCGCTTACTCAGCTTCCTGTGGATATAGGACAGTTGATTAATCTTCGTTCACTGGAAGCTCGGGATAATCTTATCCGAACGTTACCAACTAGCATTACCCACATGAAGAACCTGCAGGTCATTGATCTTGGACAGAACGAGCTAGATCAGTTG CCAGCAGAAATGGGTTGTTTGGAATCACTACGGGAGCTGTACGTGGATTCAAATGATTTGGAAAGTCTTCCCGAACAATTGACAAAGTGCAGTTACTTGGAACAGCTAG atgcaAGTGAGAACCGTCTTTCTAGTCTGCCAGAAGAAATCGGAGATCTCTCGCAGTTAACCGATGTGAATTTGGCGGACAACGAACTGCAAACTATTCCAAATTCCATAG GGCGATTAAAAAAGTTAACTATCCTCAAGTTGGAAAAGAATCACATTCACCATCTGACTCAGTCAATTGGTAGCTGTGAACAGTTAACAGAGCTGTTTCTGACTCATAATTTACTACAA GAATTGCCGTCTTCTAtcggaaatttgagaaatttgaaaaatttaaatgtagATCAGAACAAGCTTGCCGCTATACCTTCAACA ATTGGGGGTTGCGCATCATTGACAGTGCTGTCCTTGAGGGAAAATGAGATTACTGAAATTCCTATGGATATTGGGAAGTGTGAAAAGCTGACTGTACTAGATTTGTGCAACAATCGGCTAAGTCATCTCCCATTCACGATCAATGTTTTATTCAAACTGCAAGCGTTATGGCTGAGCGAAAACCAA tCACAAGCGATGTTGAAGCTTCAAGTCGAACGGGACCCACGTACCGGTGTGAAAGTACTTTCATGTTATTTGTTGCCACAGCTGAGCGCTCATCCTCAAAACG ATCGCACTGGCCAGAACCGTTCTTTTGTTGGTGGGCCGAAGGTGCATTTCCCTGATCAAGATGCTACCGTTGATGAAGACAAG tTGCCCATTGGACAGTTTGAACGGCATGACACTCCACATCCAAAGCCGCAGAAGTTGAAGAAGAGCAGCATCGATGGACATGTGATACATCATGATGGACAAAATCAG AACCAGCCGGCTACATTGGTTCTCTCAAAGAAACCAGCGGCTGGAATGGATTCGTCGCCTACGGGGGCTCCACAACCTGCACCACGTTCAGCACTCAAATTCCAGAGTGTTCCACCAACAGA GTACGAACCAGAGCACAACGTACCAATTGCAGAACCGCAAATACAAGAACGTGTTCAG GAGAGATCCACCGTGCTTTCTCCAACTACAATGTCACGAGATGGTGTACCTCGAAAGATCACGATCACTCGCGATGCAAATGGCCACTTGGGACTCTCCATTGCCGGAGGTTTGGGGAGTACTCCGTTTATAGACGGAGACTGTTCTTTGTTTGTCTCGCGAATCACCCCTGACGGACCTGCCGATATTGCTGGACTTCGCGTTAATGACAAATTAATGAA aGTTAACGATGTAGATGTAACGTGCGCATCACATGATGAAGCTGTACGCGCTATGAATGAGCCTAGTGGCTTCGTCGAACTATCAGTTCTGAGGCGGGAAAGTGCTGCACCTAGCTTCGTG AGATCACCAGAGCAATCATTGGACGTCTCTTTTATCACCGACCCTGGAGACTTGCCGATGCATAATCGGGAAACGCTCAGTGTGACGTTGAAGCG ggaTGGCTCTGGTTCTCCAGGATTTGCTGTTGCTTCTTCATATGCAGGAGCGACTGACGGTCTATTTATTAGCTACATTACACCAAATGGACCGGCTAGTTGTCAAGGAAAGCTATGT gTTGGTGATCGAGTGGTTTCTATTAATGGGACTCGTTTAAAGGGAGTCCGCCATGATCAAGCCGTGGCATTGCTTACGGGTAATCCGTTTGAGGATGTATATATTACAGTAATG CGCGACTTTATTCCACGCGTGTCACCTCTTCCTTTACCATCGACACCCCTCATCACCTCATCTCCTACTACACATTCTCCTCAGCCTCATCCCGAGAAT GTAATAAATAAGTTCCCTTCCGCTAGTCTCTTACCACCTAGTCAAAATGCTGATACTTCTTCGTGGGATGGAACAACAGAGGAG GTTATCCTCTTGAAAGATGGGAAATCTCTTGGGCTTTCGATTGTTGGCGGCTGCGACCACTCAAGTCATCCATTTGGTGTGGACAGGCCAGGAGTCTTTATTAGCAAAATTGCTGCAAACTCTCCTGCTGCAAG ATGTCAACGTCTTCGCATTGGTGATAgaattctcgaagtaaatgAGAGAGATATTCGCAAAGCTCATCACATCGAGGCCGTTGAG GCTTTGAAACAAAGTGGCCCGCGTGTCGTTCTGTTAGTCACTCATGAGCCACAGCCTCCTGGTATGAGAGTGATCGAGGTGTCTCGAAAAGATGGGCAGTCTCTAGGTATTTCAATTCATGGAGGTGTTGGCAAGCCGGCTGCTAATCCTGCAGACGAAAGAGACGAAGGAATATTCATTGAGAAG GTGGAGCCATCTAGCGTTTGCCACCGTGCCGGTCTCCAAGTTGGGCATCGTCTTATCGAAGTGAATGGAGATTCTCTGCTAGGCTGTGATCAGTCCGAGGCGGCTGCGATCCTCCGTGCCTCCAATGAACTGCGCATCCTTGTTTGCGATGGATATAACAAACCGACCGTGCCCCGCATCGATGACAGGACGATTACGTCGTCG CAGTCATCCTCGAGCAACGTGCTAGTGGACGAGAACAAGCTTGTGTCAACTTCCTCGATTTCAACTGTCGCTAACACTTCTATTCAAAATGGTGAACATCACCTAGAAGCATCTCGATTCGACGACCCTCCTCTGGCTTCGTCCAGCCCCTTGCCCTCGACTCCACTGACTTCTGCTCCTGCTTCG AAAGCTACTCGGATTCCACCTGCCGTTGCACCGAAACCGACTCTTCGTAATTCTCAG TTGCAAAATGTGCCGATAGTTGGTGATCTCACACAACCGGAAAAACTCACTTTTGCTTCGAAAGTGAAAAACTTTGAGAGAGAAATCGAAGTACAGAGACTGGCTACGAAACATACTTCGGCGAGTAGCTTACCATCTCCAG CTATGAAACCACTTATCACTGACAATGACGTActgaaaatgaaggaagagGAAGGACGAAGAAGGGGAACTGCTAATCGCGAAGCTGTAAGCCCTCTAGAAAGTGGAgctggatttgaaaaaatgcttgATGACTG TGTGAAGTCAAATATTGGGAGCAATCTTAGGAAAATTGACAACTCTTCACCTTCTTCACATTTGATCAACTCTGATACTCCTCTGAACGAAGTGGAAAGGCG GGCGATGGAACAGCAAAGGCGGAGTGAATGGCGCGCAGCTCGTTTGCGAAGCCTAGATCAAGAGAGGGCAGAAGCAGATGCCATTATGGATCGTTTGCAACTAATCTCA TTACCTGCAATCGGTGAGGATGTATGTGTTCCTCCATCGGAGAGGATACTAAGCAATGATATCTCAGTTGAAAGAAGTATGGTTGTTGACGCAGTGACTGGAGAACGTACGGTTACGGTTGTTGAAAAGAGTGTAACGAAGAGAGAG ATTGATGTCGCGTTAGCCGGAGGTGAAATAGATTATGCTGATAAATGA
- a CDS encoding hypothetical protein (NECATOR_CHRX.G26386.T2), whose translation MPSFFCIPLACNRQIDSLDRRQNNLQAVPHDIDRYRGLEELLLAMNHIKELPKTLFRLTKLRLLDLSDNDIFCVPPEIASLSNLVELNLSRNDISDLPEQLKECKMLMILDLSSNPITRLPDTIAHCVSLTHLGLNDVSLTQLPVDIGQLINLRSLEARDNLIRTLPTSITHMKNLQVIDLGQNELDQLPAEMGCLESLRELYVDSNDLESLPEQLTKCSYLEQLDASENRLSSLPEEIGDLSQLTDVNLADNELQTIPNSIGRLKKLTILKLEKNHIHHLTQSIGSCEQLTELFLTHNLLQELPSSIGNLRNLKNLNVDQNKLAAIPSTIGGCASLTVLSLRENEITEIPMDIGKCEKLTVLDLCNNRLSHLPFTINVLFKLQALWLSENQSQAMLKLQVERDPRTGVKVLSCYLLPQLSAHPQNDRTGQNRSFVGGPKVHFPDQDATVDEDKLPIGQFERHDTPHPKPQKLKKSSIDGHVIHHDGQNQNQPATLVLSKKPAAGMDSSPTGAPQPAPRSALKFQSVPPTEYEPEHNVPIAEPQIQERVQERSTVLSPTTMSRDGVPRKITITRDANGHLGLSIAGGLGSTPFIDGDCSLFVSRITPDGPADIAGLRVNDKLMKVNDVDVTCASHDEAVRAMNEPSGFVELSVLRRESAAPSFVRSPEQSLDVSFITDPGDLPMHNRETLSVTLKRDGSGSPGFAVASSYAGATDGLFISYITPNGPASCQGKLCVGDRVVSINGTRLKGVRHDQAVALLTGNPFEDVYITVMRDFIPRVSPLPLPSTPLITSSPTTHSPQPHPENVINKFPSASLLPPSQNADTSSWDGTTEEVILLKDGKSLGLSIVGGCDHSSHPFGVDRPGVFISKIAANSPAARCQRLRIGDRILEVNERDIRKAHHIEAVEALKQSGPRVVLLVTHEPQPPGMRVIEVSRKDGQSLGISIHGGVGKPAANPADERDEGIFIEKVEPSSVCHRAGLQVGHRLIEVNGDSLLGCDQSEAAAILRASNELRILVCDGYNKPTVPRIDDRTITSSQSSSSNVLVDENKLVSTSSISTVANTSIQNGEHHLEASRFDDPPLASSSPLPSTPLTSAPASKATRIPPAVAPKPTLRNSQLQNVPIVGDLTQPEKLTFASKVKNFEREIEVQRLATKHTSASSLPSPAMKPLITDNDVLKMKEEEGRRRGTANREAVSPLESGAGFEKMLDDWKIDNSSPSSHLINSDTPLNEVERRAMEQQRRSEWRAARLRSLDQERAEADAIMDRLQLISLPAIGEDVCVPPSERILSNDISVERSMVVDAVTGERTVTVVEKSVTKREIDVALAGGEIDYADK comes from the exons ATGCCATCGTTTTTCTGCATTCCATTAGCATGTAACCGCCAGATAGACTCGCTTGATCGTCGCCAAAACAACCTTCAG gctGTACCTCATGATATTGATCGTTATCGTGGACTCGAAGAACTGCTGCTTGCCATGAATCACATCAAAGAATTGCCAAAG ACCCTCTTCCGACTCACGAAGCTCCGTTTACTGGATCTCAGCGATAATGATATTTTCTGCGTTCCTCCTGAAATTGCTTCACTATCCAATCTTGTAGAGTTGAACCTTAGCAGAAATG ATATTTCCGACTTGCCCGAGCAACTGAAGGAGTGTAAGATGCTTATGATTCTGGATCTTAGTTCAAATCCTATTACGCG GTTACCTGATACAATAGCCCACTGTGTGTCGCTGACTCATCTTGGTTTGAATGATGTGTCGCTTACTCAGCTTCCTGTGGATATAGGACAGTTGATTAATCTTCGTTCACTGGAAGCTCGGGATAATCTTATCCGAACGTTACCAACTAGCATTACCCACATGAAGAACCTGCAGGTCATTGATCTTGGACAGAACGAGCTAGATCAGTTG CCAGCAGAAATGGGTTGTTTGGAATCACTACGGGAGCTGTACGTGGATTCAAATGATTTGGAAAGTCTTCCCGAACAATTGACAAAGTGCAGTTACTTGGAACAGCTAG atgcaAGTGAGAACCGTCTTTCTAGTCTGCCAGAAGAAATCGGAGATCTCTCGCAGTTAACCGATGTGAATTTGGCGGACAACGAACTGCAAACTATTCCAAATTCCATAG GGCGATTAAAAAAGTTAACTATCCTCAAGTTGGAAAAGAATCACATTCACCATCTGACTCAGTCAATTGGTAGCTGTGAACAGTTAACAGAGCTGTTTCTGACTCATAATTTACTACAA GAATTGCCGTCTTCTAtcggaaatttgagaaatttgaaaaatttaaatgtagATCAGAACAAGCTTGCCGCTATACCTTCAACA ATTGGGGGTTGCGCATCATTGACAGTGCTGTCCTTGAGGGAAAATGAGATTACTGAAATTCCTATGGATATTGGGAAGTGTGAAAAGCTGACTGTACTAGATTTGTGCAACAATCGGCTAAGTCATCTCCCATTCACGATCAATGTTTTATTCAAACTGCAAGCGTTATGGCTGAGCGAAAACCAA tCACAAGCGATGTTGAAGCTTCAAGTCGAACGGGACCCACGTACCGGTGTGAAAGTACTTTCATGTTATTTGTTGCCACAGCTGAGCGCTCATCCTCAAAACG ATCGCACTGGCCAGAACCGTTCTTTTGTTGGTGGGCCGAAGGTGCATTTCCCTGATCAAGATGCTACCGTTGATGAAGACAAG tTGCCCATTGGACAGTTTGAACGGCATGACACTCCACATCCAAAGCCGCAGAAGTTGAAGAAGAGCAGCATCGATGGACATGTGATACATCATGATGGACAAAATCAG AACCAGCCGGCTACATTGGTTCTCTCAAAGAAACCAGCGGCTGGAATGGATTCGTCGCCTACGGGGGCTCCACAACCTGCACCACGTTCAGCACTCAAATTCCAGAGTGTTCCACCAACAGA GTACGAACCAGAGCACAACGTACCAATTGCAGAACCGCAAATACAAGAACGTGTTCAG GAGAGATCCACCGTGCTTTCTCCAACTACAATGTCACGAGATGGTGTACCTCGAAAGATCACGATCACTCGCGATGCAAATGGCCACTTGGGACTCTCCATTGCCGGAGGTTTGGGGAGTACTCCGTTTATAGACGGAGACTGTTCTTTGTTTGTCTCGCGAATCACCCCTGACGGACCTGCCGATATTGCTGGACTTCGCGTTAATGACAAATTAATGAA aGTTAACGATGTAGATGTAACGTGCGCATCACATGATGAAGCTGTACGCGCTATGAATGAGCCTAGTGGCTTCGTCGAACTATCAGTTCTGAGGCGGGAAAGTGCTGCACCTAGCTTCGTG AGATCACCAGAGCAATCATTGGACGTCTCTTTTATCACCGACCCTGGAGACTTGCCGATGCATAATCGGGAAACGCTCAGTGTGACGTTGAAGCG ggaTGGCTCTGGTTCTCCAGGATTTGCTGTTGCTTCTTCATATGCAGGAGCGACTGACGGTCTATTTATTAGCTACATTACACCAAATGGACCGGCTAGTTGTCAAGGAAAGCTATGT gTTGGTGATCGAGTGGTTTCTATTAATGGGACTCGTTTAAAGGGAGTCCGCCATGATCAAGCCGTGGCATTGCTTACGGGTAATCCGTTTGAGGATGTATATATTACAGTAATG CGCGACTTTATTCCACGCGTGTCACCTCTTCCTTTACCATCGACACCCCTCATCACCTCATCTCCTACTACACATTCTCCTCAGCCTCATCCCGAGAAT GTAATAAATAAGTTCCCTTCCGCTAGTCTCTTACCACCTAGTCAAAATGCTGATACTTCTTCGTGGGATGGAACAACAGAGGAG GTTATCCTCTTGAAAGATGGGAAATCTCTTGGGCTTTCGATTGTTGGCGGCTGCGACCACTCAAGTCATCCATTTGGTGTGGACAGGCCAGGAGTCTTTATTAGCAAAATTGCTGCAAACTCTCCTGCTGCAAG ATGTCAACGTCTTCGCATTGGTGATAgaattctcgaagtaaatgAGAGAGATATTCGCAAAGCTCATCACATCGAGGCCGTTGAG GCTTTGAAACAAAGTGGCCCGCGTGTCGTTCTGTTAGTCACTCATGAGCCACAGCCTCCTGGTATGAGAGTGATCGAGGTGTCTCGAAAAGATGGGCAGTCTCTAGGTATTTCAATTCATGGAGGTGTTGGCAAGCCGGCTGCTAATCCTGCAGACGAAAGAGACGAAGGAATATTCATTGAGAAG GTGGAGCCATCTAGCGTTTGCCACCGTGCCGGTCTCCAAGTTGGGCATCGTCTTATCGAAGTGAATGGAGATTCTCTGCTAGGCTGTGATCAGTCCGAGGCGGCTGCGATCCTCCGTGCCTCCAATGAACTGCGCATCCTTGTTTGCGATGGATATAACAAACCGACCGTGCCCCGCATCGATGACAGGACGATTACGTCGTCG CAGTCATCCTCGAGCAACGTGCTAGTGGACGAGAACAAGCTTGTGTCAACTTCCTCGATTTCAACTGTCGCTAACACTTCTATTCAAAATGGTGAACATCACCTAGAAGCATCTCGATTCGACGACCCTCCTCTGGCTTCGTCCAGCCCCTTGCCCTCGACTCCACTGACTTCTGCTCCTGCTTCG AAAGCTACTCGGATTCCACCTGCCGTTGCACCGAAACCGACTCTTCGTAATTCTCAG TTGCAAAATGTGCCGATAGTTGGTGATCTCACACAACCGGAAAAACTCACTTTTGCTTCGAAAGTGAAAAACTTTGAGAGAGAAATCGAAGTACAGAGACTGGCTACGAAACATACTTCGGCGAGTAGCTTACCATCTCCAG CTATGAAACCACTTATCACTGACAATGACGTActgaaaatgaaggaagagGAAGGACGAAGAAGGGGAACTGCTAATCGCGAAGCTGTAAGCCCTCTAGAAAGTGGAgctggatttgaaaaaatgcttgATGACTG GAAAATTGACAACTCTTCACCTTCTTCACATTTGATCAACTCTGATACTCCTCTGAACGAAGTGGAAAGGCG GGCGATGGAACAGCAAAGGCGGAGTGAATGGCGCGCAGCTCGTTTGCGAAGCCTAGATCAAGAGAGGGCAGAAGCAGATGCCATTATGGATCGTTTGCAACTAATCTCA TTACCTGCAATCGGTGAGGATGTATGTGTTCCTCCATCGGAGAGGATACTAAGCAATGATATCTCAGTTGAAAGAAGTATGGTTGTTGACGCAGTGACTGGAGAACGTACGGTTACGGTTGTTGAAAAGAGTGTAACGAAGAGAGAG ATTGATGTCGCGTTAGCCGGAGGTGAAATAGATTATGCTGATAAATGA